GCCCGACACCCAGCGCGAAGAGCTTCTTCGCCGGCAGCAGCCGATAGCCCTGCGCACCCGTCTTCGTCATCAGGTACCGGCAGTGCGCGTCCATGTCGTAGGGCTTCGGGACCTTGAGGGTGGTCCACAGCTTGTACTGGCTGCCCGGCGTCTCGCGGTCGGTCGTCCTGGTCACGACATGACCGCTGAACGGGTCCTGCTCGAACATGTAGTCGAACGTGGCCTTGATGTCGTCCTGCGGCACCTTCCACGCGACCAGCGCGCCGGGGGCCAGGGAGGTGGCCATCAGCGTCTGGCGGATGCGGCGGATCGTGCCGGCCTCCACCATCGCGCGAAGTCGTTCGAGGACGGTGTCGAGGTCCACCCCCGAGTCCTCGGCGATGGTCCGGAAGGGGTAGCGGTGGAACCCCTGGATCCGGTCCTCCGACACCTTGAGGATCTGGGAGTTGACGGCGTCGTCGACGCCTGCAGGCACGGCTTCAGCAGTTGACATCGTCCTCGGAGTGTAGGTCGACCCGCCATGCACGCCGTACGGTGAGGCCATGCGCGTCACCACCATCCACGCCCCCGGCGACATCCGCCTCGAGGAGCGCCCCGACCCGACCATCGAGCGTCCGACCGACGCCATCGTCCGCACCGTCGCCGCGTGCGTCTGCGGGTCGGACCTGTGGCCCTACCGCGGCGCCAACGACGTCGAGGCCGGCAACCCGATCGGCCACGAGCTGGTCGGTGTCGTCGAGGCCGTCGGCAGCGATGTGACGTCCTTCCGGCCCGGCCAGTTCGTCGTCGTGCCGTTCTGCCACAGCGACAACACCTGCGCCCACTGCGCCGTCGGCATGACCTCGGCCTGCGTCAACGGTGGGTTCACCAACGGCGGGCAGGCCGAGCTGGTCCGGGTCACCCAGGCCGAGGGCAGCATGGTCGCCACCGACGGCATGCCCGACGACGACCTCATCCCCTCCCTGCTGACCCTCTCCGACGTGATGGCCACCGGCTGGCACGCCGCCGTTGCGGCGGGGGTGGAGGAGGGGGACACCGTCGTCGTGGTCGGTGACGGCGCCGTGGGCCTGTGCGGGGTCCTCGCCGCATCGGTCATGGGAGCCGGCCAGGTGATCGCCATGTCGCGGCACGAGCCCCGTCAGCGCATCGCCGAGCAGTTCGGCGCCACCAACCTGATCGCCGCCCGTGGCGAGGAGGGCGAGCAGGAGGTCCTCGACCTGACCGACGGTGTCGGCGCCGACGCCGTGCTGGAATGCGTCGGCACCGGACAGGCCATGGCGACCGCCTTCAACGTCGCCCGTCCGGGCTCGACCGTCGGGTTCGTCGGGGTGCCCCACGGGGTCGAGCTGCCGATCCGGCGCATGTTCAGCAAGAACATCGGCCTCGCCGGCGGCATGGCCCCGGTGCGGACCTACCTGCCCGAGCTGATGCAGCTGGTCACCGACGGCACGATCAACCCCGGCATCGTCTTCGACGCGGTCATGCCGCTGGAGGACGTCGCCGAGGCCTACCGGGCGATGGACGAGCGCGAGGCGATCAAGGTGTTGCTCGAGCCCTGAGCCTCACGCATCCACGCGTTCGTCCCTCACGCATTCAGGTGATACGGCACCGACGTGACGACGGTGCCGCGGCGGAACAGCAGGCGCCCCTTCAGCAGCAGCGCGCTGTTGTTGTGCAGGAAGTGCCCCCACCAGCGTGACACCACGAACTCGGGGATGAGCACCGTGACGATGTCGCCGTCCCATCGGTCGTCGACCTCGTCGACATACCGCAGCAACGGACGGGTCAGCTCCCGATAGGGCGAGCGGATGACGTCCAGGCGGATGTCGCCCGGGACCCGTGCCCACCGCTCACGGATGGCGGTCTCGGCGTCGTCGTCGGCGACCACCGTGACCGCCAGCAGGTGGGTCGGGTGCAACGACCACGCGTAACGCAGCGCCTCGACGGTGCCGCGGTGCACGTCGCCGACCAGGACGACGACGGTGTGGGCGGTCGGCTCGAGCACGATGCGGTCGGGCAGGCGCAGCCCCGAACGAACCCGCTGGTAGTGCGAGGAGACGCCGCGGAACAGCACGACCACCGTCGGGATGACGATCAACGGCAGCCACGCGCCGGAGGAGAACTTGGTGATCGCCACGATCAGCAGGACGACGAAGGTGGTGAACGCGCCGACCCCGTTGATGGCCACGCCGCGCTGCCATCCCGCCTCGCGAAGCCGCAGGTGGTGGCGGACCATGCCCGTCTGCGACAACGTGAAGCTGGTGAACACCCCGACGGCGTACAGCGGGATCAGGGCCGTCGTGATGCCGCCGAACCCGATGAGCAGGGTCGAGGCCGCGGCCGCCAGCAGGAGGATCCCGTTGGAGAACACCAGCCGGTCCCCGCGGTTGGCGAGCTGCCGGGGCAGGTAGCCGTCGCCGGCGATGATGAAGGACAGCCGCGGGAAGTCGGCGTACGCGGTGTTGGCCGCCATGGTGAGGATGCACGCCGTGGCGATCTGGAGGACCAGGAAGAGCGGGCCGGATCCGAAGACCGCCAGGCCGAGCTGTGCGATCACGGTCTGGTCGTGGCTGGGGACCGGCATGACCGCCGTGGCCAGCACCGCGGACCCGAGGAAGAGCGTCCCGAGGATCGCGGCCATCCACGACAGCGTCACCGCCGCGTTGCGGGGCGCTGGCTTCTGGAAGGCCGGCACGCCGTTGGAGATCGCCTCGACCCCGGTCAGGGCGACCGCACCGGAAGAGAAGCCCTTGAGGACGAGGAAGAGCCCGAGCTCACCACCGTTGAGTGCGCCCTCGAACCCTTCGGCGTCCACCGGTGACAGGCCACCGAACAGGCCGAGCTCGGCCTTGGCGAGGCCCACGACGACCAGGGCGCCGAACGTCACGATGTAGACGTAGGTCGGGATGGCGAACGCGCGTCCCGACTCCTTGACGCCGCGGAGGTTCACCAGCGTGATCAGGGCGACGAGGACCAGCCCGACCGCGACCCGGTGGTCCCGCAGGCCGGCGAAGGCGGGGATCGACAGGATCGCCGCCACACCGGCCGAGATCGAGACGGCCACGGTCAGGATGTAGTCGACCAGCAGGGACGCCCCGGCCACCAACGACGGCGTCTCGCCGAGGTTCTCGCGGCTGACGACGTACGAGCCGCCACCCGATGGGTAGGAGTGGATGGTCTGGCGGTACGACGCCGAGACGATCAGCAGCAGCAGGGCGACGGCCAGCGCGATCGGGACGAGGACCGGCAGCCCCAGCGCCAGGCTGGACGCGCCGAGGGCCACGACGAACAGGATCTCCTCGGTCGCGTAGGCGGTGGAGGAGATGGCGTCGGAGGAGAAGACCGCGAGGCCGACGCGTTTGGAGATGCGCTGCTCGTCGATCTCGCTGCTGGCCAGCGGAGCGCCGACGAGGGAGCGCTTGAGCGTCTCCAGCATCGGCGGGTGGGACTCGACCGTCGGTTGGGACGGGTCGTCGTCGGCCGGGGCGACGACGTCGTGGCGTCGGGGGTGGTCGCGGTGGCGCAGCTCCATCACCGCTGCGCACCTGTTGCACGGGGGACGATGGCATACCACATTCGTTCGTGCACGCTGTCGCTCTCCTGCGCTGGGGCCCGTCGACCGGGCACGCCTCCCCGGCCCGGACGGGTCGGAGGTCCGCGTGGAACCAGCCCCACTTCGCGGACGTGCCGATTCTAGCTGTGGACGGAACTGCTGCAGCGATGTCACGGGTGTCTGCGAGGGTGGTGCACATGTCAGACGACACGTCCCTGCCGCCCGCCCCACCGCCGCCCGAGGAACCCCCGGAGGAGGAGTGGGAGGACTCGTGGAGTCCGGACGTCGAGGACGCGCAGCCGTCTGCCACGTCACCCGCGCCGGTGGTCCCCGACGGCCCACGTCGGGCGACGGGTGATGTCGACGCCGAGGCCGTGGGTGCCCAGGCGCAGGACCTCATCCAGCAGCTTGCCGGGCCCGAGGCGACGGTCCGGCCGGACCAGCTGACCGCGATCATCGCCCTGCTGGAGGGGCGTCGCGCGCTCGTCGTCCAGCGCACCGGGTGGGGCAAGACGGCCGTGTACCTGCTGGCCACCGCCCTGGCGCGACGACGGGGCGACGGTCCCACGCTGCTGGTCTCCCCGCTGCTTGCCCTCATGCGCGACCAACTCCTGGCCGCCGAACGGGTCGGGGTGCGGGCGGCCACGATCAACAGCGCCAACATCGACAAGTGGGGCGAGGTCGAACGGGCGGTGACCTCCGACGAGGTGGACCTGCTGCTCATCAGCCCCGAACGCCTCAACCACCCGGGGTTCCGTGAACGGGTCTGGCCCTTCCTCGCCGCACGCGTGGGCATGGTCGTGGTCGACGAGGCCCACTGCATCTCCGACTGGGGCCACGACTTCCGTCCCGACTACCGACGGATCAAGGACGTGCTGGCCGACCTCGGCGACGCCGGCGTGCTGGCGACCACGGCGACCGCCAACGATCGGGTCGTCGATGACGTCACCGCCCAGCTGGGGGAGGGGACCGTCATCCTCCGCGGTGGCCTCGACCGATCCTCGTTGCACCTCGCCGTCCACGACCTCGACGACGACGAACGGCTGGCGTGGATGGCCGGCTGGATCCCCACCGTCGAGGGGTCGGGCATCGTCTACTGCCTGACCGTCGCCGACACCGAGCTGGTCGCGGAGTTCCTGCGCGCCGAGGGCATCGACGCCGTCGCCTACTCCTCGTCGCTGGACAACGACGCCCGCGAGCAGCTCGAGGCCGACCTGAAGGCCGACCGGGTCAAGGCGGTCGTGGCCACCTCCGCGCTGGGCATGGGCTTCGACAAGGCCGACCTGACCTTCGTGGTCCACCACGGCCTGCCGTCCTCGCCGGTCGCCTACTACCAGGCGATCGGTCGTGCGGGGCGAGGCGTGGATCGTGCCGACGTGGTGGCGCTGCCCGGGCACGACGACGATGCCGTGTGGGCCTACTTCGCGTCCGCATCGATGCCGCGCCAGAAGCTGGTCGACCAGATCCTCGAGACGTTGTCGGTCGGATCGTCGACCTCCGTCGCCGCGCTGGAGACCTCGGTCAACGCCGGTCGGGGGCGGCTGGACGCGGCCCTGCGGATCCTCGACGTCGACGGCGCGGTCGAACGGGTCAAGGGTGGCTGGACCGCGACAGGGAAGGGTTGGCGGCCCGACGAGGAACGCATCGACCGCGTCGGCCGTGCGCGGGACCACGAGGCCGACGCCATGCGGACCTACGCCGGCCTGGCGGCGAAGGGCGAGTGCCTGATGCGGTTGCTGCTGGACCACCTGGATGATCCGTCGGTCAGCGACGACGCCTCGTGGCGGTGCGGCCGCTGCCAGGGGTGTGACCCGTCGCTGGCCTCGGCCACCTTCGCCGCCGATCCCGACACCGTGGCACGTGCGTTGGCGTTCCTCCGCAGCCGCGACGTGATCGTCGAACCGCGTCGCATGTGGCCCACCGGGCTGTCGGACCGCAAGGGACGGATCAAGGGCCTCCAGGCGGAGGAGGGCCGGGCGCTCGCCCGTGGCTCCGACCCGGGTTGGCGCGACGTCGTCGAGGTCCTGCTGCGCCGCGGCGCCGATCCGTCCGATCCGGCGGTCGAGCAGGCGCTGGAGGAAGCCGTCGCCGGCCTCTTCGCCGTGCTCAAGCGGTGGCGCTGGTCGGTCCGCCCGACCTGGGTCGCGTGGGTGCCGTCGCGGTCGCGACCGTGGCTGCCCGAGACCCTGGCCGAACGGATCGCCACGGCCGGCCGCATGGAGCTGGTCGATGCCGTCCGCCGGACCGGTGTCGACACGCCGCCGCAGGAGCGCATGGGCAACTCCGCCCATGCGGCCACCAACGCCATCGCCGGCCTGACCGTGGACGCATCGGCGGTTCGAGGCGCACCGGCAGGCCCGTGCCTCCTGGTCGATGACCTGCGGACCAGCGGGTGGACGCTCACCGTCGTCACCGACCTCCTGGGACAGGCCGGCGCCCAGACCGTCCTGCCCCTGGTCCTCAAGCGGGCCTACTGATCCACGGGATCAGCGCTAGCGGCGGCCCAGGATCGAGCCGAGGATGTCGTCCAGGGGGCTGGACGTCTTCTGCTTGTCACGGATCCCGTCGAGCACGTTGTCGAGCACGCCGCCCCCCTGTGCGTCGTCGTCCTTCCCACCGCCGAGGACCGAGCCGAGGATGTCGCCGATCCCGCCGCCGTCCCCACGGTCCTGCGCCGGGGCGTCGTCGCCGCCGAGCACCGACCCGAGGATGTCGCCGAGGCCACCGCCACCGCCGGTCGCCTGACCGGCCGCGCCGCCCCCGAGCACCGAGCCGAGCAGGTCGCCGAGGCCCCCGCCACCACCCGCGCCACCGCCCGTCATCTTCTTCTTCATGTACGCCATGACGAGCGGCGCGAGCATGGGCATCAGCTTGCCGACGAGGTCGCCCGACCCGCCGCCGAGGAAGCCCTGGAGCTCCTGCTCGACGCCGCCACGACGCTCACCGAAGACGTGGCCGACGATGCGGTCGCCCTCGTCGGGGTCGACCCGACCGATCGGGTCGTTGCTGTCGAGCAGGTCACCGTCGTGGTCCTCACGTACCGCCGCAGCCAGGCCGAGGGCACGCGAGGGGTCACTGGCCTGGGCGGTCAGCCCGGCGAGCAACGTCGGCAGCGCCGCCTCGGTGGCCTGACGAGCGGTGTCCTCGTCGGTGCCCAGGCGCGCGGCGATGTCGGACATCGACACGCTGGACAGGATCTCTTCGGTCATCGTGCGGGACATGGATTCTCCGGGGGCTGATCGTCGGGGTCAGGTCGGTGCTGCGCAGAGCCTACGAGGCCACCTCGGTCCACGAGGACCTACCCGCAGTGGGCGTCCGCTAGGGTCGAGGGATCCCAGCACCGTCACCTCTGGAGCACGAGGAGCGCGCCGCATGAAGGTCAACGGGAAGATCATCGCCGTGACCGGTGGAGGTGACGGCATCGGACGGCAGGTGGTGCTCGAGCTGCTGCGTCGCGGGGCGAGGGTCGTGGCGGTCGACATCCGCCAGGACGCGCTGGATGCCACGGTGGACCTGGCAGGGGCAGGGGACCGGCTGACGACGGCCGTGGTCGACGTCACCGACCGGGACGCGGTGGCCGCGCTGCCGGGTCGAATCGAGGACGATCACGGCGCGGTCGACGGCGTGATCAACGTCGCCGGCATCATCCAGCCGTTCGTTCGCCTCGCCGATCTGGACTGGGAGGCGATCCAACGGGTCGTCGACGTCAACCTCTGGGGCACCCTCCACGTCGTCAAGGCGTTCCTGCCACACCTCCAGAAGCGACCGGCGGCGCACGTCGTGACGGTCTCGTCGATGGGGGGTTTCCTGCCCGTGCCCGGCCAGGCGGTCTACGGGGCCACGAAGGCCGCCGTACGCCTGATGACCGAGGCGCTGTACGCCGAGACGATGGGGACGCCCGTCGAGGTCTCGGTGGTGTTCCCCGGTGCCGTGTCGACCGACATCACCAGCAACTCCGGTGTCGACGTCCCCGGTGGTGCGACCGGGGGCAGCTCGCGCATGCCGACGACGTCACCCGAGGATGCGGCCTCGACCATCCTCGACGGCATGGAGGAGGGCGACCTCCACATCTACGTGGGCAAGGACGCCAAGCTGATGGGCGTTGCCAACCGCGTGGCCCCGCGCCGGTCGATCCACCTCATCCAGCGCCAGATGCGCAAGTTGCTGGGCTGAGCACCCACGGGCGGTTGGCCACGATCGTGCCGCTGACCACCCATGGGTGGGTTGGGCCCCGATCGCGCCGCTGACCACCGTCCGGGACGGACGGCCCGCTCCGCCTCACCAGCCGCGGTCGCGCCACTCCTGGAGGTGGGGGCGTTCTGCGCCGAGGGTCGTGTCGTCGCCGTGGCCGGGGTGGACCCGGACCTCGTCGTTGAGGACGAACAGCTTGTCCTCCAGCGAGTCCATGATCTGGCCGAACGCGTCGGCGTTGCCGAACGTGTTGCCAGGGCCCCCCGGGAATACGGGGGGAAATTCCCTCCCCAGAAATGCTATCTTGAGACCATGAGAGCAGGTTGGATGCGGTCATGAAGGCGGGTCTGTACGCCCGTATCTCCCAGGACGAGCACGGCACCGAGAAGGGCGTGCAGCGTCAGCTCGAAGACGCCCGTGCCGTCGCTGAAGCGCGTGGCTGGGAGGTGGTGGGGGAGTGGGCGGACAACGACGTCAGCGCCTACTCCGGAGCGACACGGCCTGGTTACCAGGCACTCATGGAGTCGGCCGCCGCGGGAGAGTTCGACCGGATCGTGGTCTACATGACCTCCCGGCTGTGGCGGTCGCGACGGGAGCGAGCCGAGGCGATGGACCTGCTCGCGGACCGGCGGATCTCCGTGGCGGCCGTGTCGGGTCCCGAGCTCGAGCTGGCCAGCGCCTCGGGCCGGATGGTCGCGGGCATCCTGGGGGAGTTCGACACCGCTGAGTCGGCGATCAAGGGTGAGCGTGTGGCGCGTGCCGCGTTACAGCGTGCGCAGGAGGGTCGTGCGTCAGGGCCGGTCCTGTACGGCTGGCGTCGCGAGCCCGTGCTCGACGATGAAGGACGGCAGGTGTCGTTCCGCGATGTCGAGGATGAGGACCAGGCCGATATCGTCCGCGAGTTGGTGGACCGCATCATCGCCGGTGAGTCGATGAAGGGGATCGGGGAGGACTTCAACCGCCGAGGCGTCCCCGTGCCATCGGGGCGGGCCGGGGTGAAGTGGCGAGCGGGGACGGTGCGCAAGCTCGCCCTCCGACCCGCCAACATCGCCAAGCGGGTCCACCATGGGCTCAAGCGGGATCGGCTGGGCCGTCGGGCGCCCCGCCACAGCGGCCCGTGCGTCGATGCGTGCATCATCGGCGATGCAGCTTGGCCGCCGATCATCGAGGAGGAGCGCCACCGCGAGGTCGTCGCCCTGCTGACCAACAACTCGCGCCGCACCACCATCGCCACCAACAACCGGGTGCACCTGCTGACCTACGGTATCGGGCGGTGTGGCGTCTGCGGGGCGGATCTGCGGGTCAAGTCGTGGCGCTACCACCGCAAGCGGACCGGCCAGACAGTGCAGCGGACGCTCTAGGCTGAGTCCCGTGGGGTGGTGGAAGTAGAAGGTCACCGTTCGTGAAGTTGTTGGCAGGCTATGCCGCGGTGGTGGTGGCTGTCACCTCGATGGTGGTGTCGGCGGCGATGGTCTTCATGGATTCCTCGGAGAAGTAGCTGCGTTCGGCGACTTGCCATTCGTCGTGCTGCTCGAGCAGGACGGCGCCGACGAGGCGGATGATGGAGTTGTCGTCGGGGAAGATGCCCACCACGTTGGACCGGCGCTTGATCTCCTTGTTGACCCGTTCCAACGGGTTGGTTGACCACACCCTGCGCCAGTGGGTCCTGGGGAACGCCGCGAACGCGGTGAGATCGGGTTCGGCGTCAAGCAGCATCTGGGCCGCGGCGGGGAACCGGTCGGTGAGCATGTCGGCGACGGCGCGGAGCTGGGCGGTGACGGCGGCCTGGTCGGGCTGGGCGTAGATGGTGCGGATCATGGCGGTGACCATCTCGCCGTGGGCCTTGCCGACCCGGGCCAGGACGTTGCGGTTGAAGTGGACCCGACAACGCTGCCACGCCGCGCCCTGCAGGTGCCGGCGGATGGCGGCCTTCAACCCTTCGTGGGCGTCGGAGATGACCAGCTGCACACCACCGAGTCCGCGGGTCTTCAAGCTCTTGAGGAAGGCACCCCAGAACGCTTCGTCCTCGCTGTCGCCCACGTCCAGCCCGAGGACTTCGCGGGTGCCGTCAGCGGCGACGCCGAACGCCACGACGATGGCGCGCGACACGACGTGGCGGCCGACGCGGCCCTTGACGTAGGTGGCGTCGCAGAACACGTAGGGGAAGTCGGTGTGGGCCAGGGTGCGGGCTCGGAACGCCTCGACGTGCCCGTCGATCTCCTTGCAGATCCGCGACACCGTCGATTTCGACACGCCCGAGTCCACGCCGAGTGCCTTGACGAGGTCGTCGACCTTGCGGGTGGAGGTGCCCTTGACGTAGGCGGTCATGATCACCGCCCACAGGGCCTGGTCCACCCGGCGGCGCGGCTCCAGCAGCGACGGGTAGAAGTTGCCGGCCCGAACCTTGGGGATCGCCAGCTCCACATCACCAGCCGGTGTTGACAGGGTCCGGGGTGGCCGGTGGCCGTTGCGCTGCCCCGTCCGGTCATCGGTGCGCTCGTGCAGCGCCGCCCCGATTGAGGCGGTCAGCTCTTCCTCGATCAGTGTCTGCAACGCGTTCTGGAGCAGATCACGAAACAGGCTGCGGTGCTCCTCGGTCAGCAGGTTCGTCGCAGCGTCGGTCAGCAGGTCATTATCAATGTCGGCCATCGTGTGGCCCCTTTCGAGAGATCCGTGGAAAGACCTCACGAACAGTCACACGGTGGCCAACACCGTCTGGGGAACCAACTCCGACTTACACCTGTTGCCGGGACTCAAACACGCTCTACACCTGCGAGGCCAAGGGCTGCACCAGCCGCGACGAGCCATCGGTCGACGATCTGGTCGGACAAGTCGTCGTCGCTCGTCTGAGCGCACCGGATGCGGCGTTGCCCGACCTCACAGCCACACGGGGGCGGACGGGGGCTGAGGACCAGCAGAGGATCGCCGAGGAACTCCGGCAGCGGCTCAATGAGGCTGCCGCGGACTACGCCGACGGGCTCATCGACCGTTTGCAGCTGCGCGAGATCTCCGGTCGTCTCCGGCCGCAGATGGAGATCGCCGAGCGGAAGGCGACCCGCACCTGCGCGACACCCGATCCGAAGCCGCTGCGCGACCTGCTGACGAATGCCAGCATCCAGACGGCTTGGGCACAGCTTGACGTGCGCGGGCGGCGGCGGGTGCTCGAGGTCCTAAACCTCTCGGTGTCGCTCCTGCCGACCCGGCAGGGCCCCGGCTTCGAGCCGACCGACGTCGTGATCGAGTGGGCTCCCTCCAGCCACGACTAGGGCTGAGTTTCTCAGGGGAGCACCCCGGGTACGGACCGAGCGTGATCGACGTCCTCCTCCTGGCGCTGTTGCCGGCCGCCGGCAACATCACGGGTGGCCTCGTCGCCGAGGTCACCCCCCCGTCGGACCGTTGGCGCAACCGGGCCTTGCACGCCGCGGCCGGTGTGGTCTTCGCCGTCGTGGCCGTGGAAATCATGCCGAGAGCCGTCGATGTCGTGGCCGGCTGGCTGCTCGCCCTCGCGTTCCTTGGCGGTGGCGGCCTCTACCTGCTGGCGCAGCGACTCATCCAGGCCCGCGCAAAGGGCTCCGGGCGGATGTGGATGATCTACCTGGCCATCGCGTCCGATCTGTTCAGCGACGGGCTGCTCATCGGAGCTGGTGCGTCGTTGGGCGGCGGGCTCGGGTTGGTGCTCGCAGTCGGTCAGGTGCTGGCCGACGTGCCCGAGGGAGCGGCGTCGACGATGACCTTCCGGGGCAACGATGTCCCACGATCCCGACGCCTGTTGCTGTCGGTCGCAACGGTTGTGCCGGTGTTGGTCGGGGCGGCGCTGTCGTTCCTGCTGCTTCGTGGACGTCCGGAGCGGTGGCAGCTGACTGCGCTGGTCGGCACCGCAGGCATCTTCGCGGTGGCGGCGTTCGAGGACATGATCGCCGAGGCGCACGAGACCGAGGACACCGACGCGTCGACAGCCGCGTTGCTGATCGGCTTCGCGCTGTTCACCTTCGTCTCGACCACCCTCGGCTGATGACGCAGACCTCCTCCGCGTCAGGGGGCGGTGCCGGTCGATCGGTAGACAGCCCCACCGAGGACGTCGGTGTAGTCGGCCTCCACGGTGTGGGTATCCACAGCCTCCCAGGGGCGGTGGCTCCGGTAGGCATCGGTGACACCGAACGGTCGGTTGAGCCAGCTCCCGATTCGGACCAGCCACTCCGGCCAGCCCTCGGGGTCCCGCAACCCGGTGATGGCGAGTCGACCACCCGTGGGGAGCTCCTCGATCAGCCGTTCGATGACCGTGTCGTAGTGGGGCAGCATCTCCATGGCGAACGCCGACAGGGCAGCGGTCGTCCCATCCGGCAGGGTGAAGTCGGCGATGTCAGCCTGAATGAACTCGACGTTCGTCAAACTCTCTCGAGCACATCGGGCACGCGCACGGCCCAGCATCCTCGAGGAGATGTCAACGGCCACGACCCTGCCCGAGCTGCCGACTGCTGCGGCGAGGGCAGGCAGCGCATGGCCCGTGCCGGTCCCCAGGTCCACCACCGTGTCGCCCGGTGCCAGCCGCAGCAGCGGGATGGCCCCATCGACCAACCGATAACCGCCGACAACCCGGTAGGGAGCGACGACGAGGTCGTACACGGCCGCCAGTCGGTCGTACAACCGTCGGACTGCGTCCGCGCTCAGGACGCCGTCATCGTGACCGATGGACATGGCTTCGCTCCTCAACATGGTCGACGTGCCGCCGTACAGGACAGCAGTCGATTTCAGACCGCGGGTTCGCCGACGCCGCCGGTACAGGGCGCCCCAGGCTCGGGTGTCTGGGGCCCCTGGACGAAGGCGCGAAGGAATTCCTCGAGCCGGGGGTCCTCAGCCCCGTCCAACTCGATCTGTCGTCCCCAGGCGGTGGCCACTACCGGTACTGCCATCCCGCCGCTGGGGCTGACCAGGACGTGGGGGCGCCCTGCGAGACCGTCCTGGATGGCTGCGGGGTCGACCGCGCTGGGGTCGTAGGTCACCCAGACGGCGCCG
The nucleotide sequence above comes from Euzebya pacifica. Encoded proteins:
- a CDS encoding APC family permease encodes the protein MELRHRDHPRRHDVVAPADDDPSQPTVESHPPMLETLKRSLVGAPLASSEIDEQRISKRVGLAVFSSDAISSTAYATEEILFVVALGASSLALGLPVLVPIALAVALLLLIVSASYRQTIHSYPSGGGSYVVSRENLGETPSLVAGASLLVDYILTVAVSISAGVAAILSIPAFAGLRDHRVAVGLVLVALITLVNLRGVKESGRAFAIPTYVYIVTFGALVVVGLAKAELGLFGGLSPVDAEGFEGALNGGELGLFLVLKGFSSGAVALTGVEAISNGVPAFQKPAPRNAAVTLSWMAAILGTLFLGSAVLATAVMPVPSHDQTVIAQLGLAVFGSGPLFLVLQIATACILTMAANTAYADFPRLSFIIAGDGYLPRQLANRGDRLVFSNGILLLAAAASTLLIGFGGITTALIPLYAVGVFTSFTLSQTGMVRHHLRLREAGWQRGVAINGVGAFTTFVVLLIVAITKFSSGAWLPLIVIPTVVVLFRGVSSHYQRVRSGLRLPDRIVLEPTAHTVVVLVGDVHRGTVEALRYAWSLHPTHLLAVTVVADDDAETAIRERWARVPGDIRLDVIRSPYRELTRPLLRYVDEVDDRWDGDIVTVLIPEFVVSRWWGHFLHNNSALLLKGRLLFRRGTVVTSVPYHLNA
- a CDS encoding zinc-dependent alcohol dehydrogenase family protein produces the protein MRVTTIHAPGDIRLEERPDPTIERPTDAIVRTVAACVCGSDLWPYRGANDVEAGNPIGHELVGVVEAVGSDVTSFRPGQFVVVPFCHSDNTCAHCAVGMTSACVNGGFTNGGQAELVRVTQAEGSMVATDGMPDDDLIPSLLTLSDVMATGWHAAVAAGVEEGDTVVVVGDGAVGLCGVLAASVMGAGQVIAMSRHEPRQRIAEQFGATNLIAARGEEGEQEVLDLTDGVGADAVLECVGTGQAMATAFNVARPGSTVGFVGVPHGVELPIRRMFSKNIGLAGGMAPVRTYLPELMQLVTDGTINPGIVFDAVMPLEDVAEAYRAMDEREAIKVLLEP
- a CDS encoding RecQ family ATP-dependent DNA helicase, with amino-acid sequence MSDDTSLPPAPPPPEEPPEEEWEDSWSPDVEDAQPSATSPAPVVPDGPRRATGDVDAEAVGAQAQDLIQQLAGPEATVRPDQLTAIIALLEGRRALVVQRTGWGKTAVYLLATALARRRGDGPTLLVSPLLALMRDQLLAAERVGVRAATINSANIDKWGEVERAVTSDEVDLLLISPERLNHPGFRERVWPFLAARVGMVVVDEAHCISDWGHDFRPDYRRIKDVLADLGDAGVLATTATANDRVVDDVTAQLGEGTVILRGGLDRSSLHLAVHDLDDDERLAWMAGWIPTVEGSGIVYCLTVADTELVAEFLRAEGIDAVAYSSSLDNDAREQLEADLKADRVKAVVATSALGMGFDKADLTFVVHHGLPSSPVAYYQAIGRAGRGVDRADVVALPGHDDDAVWAYFASASMPRQKLVDQILETLSVGSSTSVAALETSVNAGRGRLDAALRILDVDGAVERVKGGWTATGKGWRPDEERIDRVGRARDHEADAMRTYAGLAAKGECLMRLLLDHLDDPSVSDDASWRCGRCQGCDPSLASATFAADPDTVARALAFLRSRDVIVEPRRMWPTGLSDRKGRIKGLQAEEGRALARGSDPGWRDVVEVLLRRGADPSDPAVEQALEEAVAGLFAVLKRWRWSVRPTWVAWVPSRSRPWLPETLAERIATAGRMELVDAVRRTGVDTPPQERMGNSAHAATNAIAGLTVDASAVRGAPAGPCLLVDDLRTSGWTLTVVTDLLGQAGAQTVLPLVLKRAY
- a CDS encoding DUF937 domain-containing protein, which translates into the protein MSRTMTEEILSSVSMSDIAARLGTDEDTARQATEAALPTLLAGLTAQASDPSRALGLAAAVREDHDGDLLDSNDPIGRVDPDEGDRIVGHVFGERRGGVEQELQGFLGGGSGDLVGKLMPMLAPLVMAYMKKKMTGGGAGGGGGLGDLLGSVLGGGAAGQATGGGGGLGDILGSVLGGDDAPAQDRGDGGGIGDILGSVLGGGKDDDAQGGGVLDNVLDGIRDKQKTSSPLDDILGSILGRR
- a CDS encoding SDR family NAD(P)-dependent oxidoreductase; the protein is MKVNGKIIAVTGGGDGIGRQVVLELLRRGARVVAVDIRQDALDATVDLAGAGDRLTTAVVDVTDRDAVAALPGRIEDDHGAVDGVINVAGIIQPFVRLADLDWEAIQRVVDVNLWGTLHVVKAFLPHLQKRPAAHVVTVSSMGGFLPVPGQAVYGATKAAVRLMTEALYAETMGTPVEVSVVFPGAVSTDITSNSGVDVPGGATGGSSRMPTTSPEDAASTILDGMEEGDLHIYVGKDAKLMGVANRVAPRRSIHLIQRQMRKLLG
- a CDS encoding recombinase family protein gives rise to the protein MKAGLYARISQDEHGTEKGVQRQLEDARAVAEARGWEVVGEWADNDVSAYSGATRPGYQALMESAAAGEFDRIVVYMTSRLWRSRRERAEAMDLLADRRISVAAVSGPELELASASGRMVAGILGEFDTAESAIKGERVARAALQRAQEGRASGPVLYGWRREPVLDDEGRQVSFRDVEDEDQADIVRELVDRIIAGESMKGIGEDFNRRGVPVPSGRAGVKWRAGTVRKLALRPANIAKRVHHGLKRDRLGRRAPRHSGPCVDACIIGDAAWPPIIEEERHREVVALLTNNSRRTTIATNNRVHLLTYGIGRCGVCGADLRVKSWRYHRKRTGQTVQRTL